The following coding sequences lie in one Candidatus Binatia bacterium genomic window:
- a CDS encoding sterol desaturase family protein — protein sequence MAIQRTTSRAASAIDGVAAAKRDPTEAARARLRATTQARYHWAAHVALIAAFAAGGIAVALAALGPLRGSDLVALALILLWIVLAEYAAHRWSLHRKSFPRAVYHRHVHEHHVFFTAERMWIDRLDDLRWVLFPPWALPLLVATILPFAALLWWLASPRVAWLLVLAVIVYYGLYEVVHALAHVPTRPTPIGRAIAAVTRHHRIHHDLALMKHWNFNFVLPLGDWLFGTTWREDRAAASGRRDPRRGDGRDR from the coding sequence ATGGCGATCCAGCGCACGACCTCGCGTGCGGCCTCGGCCATCGACGGCGTAGCCGCCGCCAAGCGCGACCCGACCGAGGCCGCGCGGGCGCGGCTGCGTGCCACGACGCAGGCCCGGTACCACTGGGCGGCGCACGTCGCGCTCATCGCTGCCTTCGCCGCCGGCGGCATCGCGGTCGCGCTCGCGGCGCTCGGCCCGCTGCGCGGCTCCGACCTCGTCGCGCTCGCGCTGATCCTGCTCTGGATCGTGCTCGCCGAGTACGCGGCGCACCGCTGGTCGCTGCACCGCAAGAGCTTCCCGCGCGCCGTCTACCACCGCCACGTGCACGAGCATCACGTCTTCTTCACCGCCGAGCGGATGTGGATCGACCGCCTCGACGACCTGCGCTGGGTGCTCTTCCCGCCCTGGGCGCTGCCGCTGCTGGTCGCGACGATCCTGCCCTTCGCGGCGCTGCTGTGGTGGCTCGCAAGCCCGCGCGTGGCCTGGCTCCTCGTGCTCGCGGTGATCGTCTACTACGGGCTCTACGAGGTGGTGCACGCGCTCGCGCACGTCCCCACGCGGCCGACGCCCATTGGACGCGCCATCGCCGCGGTCACCCGACACCACCGCATCCACCACGACCTGGCGCTGATGAAGCACTGGAACTTCAACTTCGTCCTGCCGCTCGGCGACTGGCTCTTTGGGACGACGTGGCGCGAGGACCGCGCCGCCGCGAGCGGGCGGCGCGATCCTCGGCGGGGCGACGGGCGCGATCGATAG